The Vibrio metoecus sequence TGCTCGAAACAGGCTAAAGGATGATTAGGGATTATCGTCTTGCGATTTGAACAAGCGCAGTGTTTGCTGCGCTTGTTTGCTCTGAGCCGCGTAGTGTAACTGTATCGAGTGGGTAACATCAACGGTTTACTTGGCCGGAGTAGAGTTCGTGATCTAAAGAATCTAGGCCATTATTCTGCTAAGAAAAAAGGCGATAAACGCAATGGCTTCATGATTCGCTGTTTCTCTTTTGAACAGTATTTCGACAGGATGTCGATCTGCACGAGTTGAATCGTCGTGAGGATCTCGACGGTGAGGGCAACTCGCTCTGCTTTTTGTGGAGTTTTCAAACGACGAATTCTCGTGCTCAGATCATGACAAAGTGGTGGACAACGGAATATTGTGGTCGGGATCCACAATCATCGCCACTTCCTTATACAAGCCACATATAGCTTTTTGACAACAATTATGTGGTTTTGCATGCAAATGTCTACCCAAGATAAGCAGAGTGTTTGTCAATGTGAGTACTGGTTTGAAACGGTTGACGAGAAATAAGCTGATAGCATCATTTGATGTGCTATCAGCTTTAACACGTTAAGCTGCTCTTAGTTTTGCGATAAGGTCAGCTTCTGTTTTAGCAATGTGATAGGCATACGAAGAATTCGCATATTTGAATTATCCGTTTCAACAATGACAATCGCATTTTCCGAATCCAATTGATAAATATCAGAATATGCCGATGCACCATTAACAAGTTGAATTGGTCCTTTCCATGTCACTCCTTCATCGAAGCTAAACCATAAGCCTAGATTTTGCCTGCCATTTGTCCCCGCAGGGTTTCCTTGTGGGTTAGTAAAGAGTAAGAAATGGCTACCGTCACTTTGCTCGAACCGAGTAATAGAAGCATCAACGGTACCAGTACTGATATTGCTAAAGGCGTTAGCGTTGTTAGCCTCAAGTAGGCTCCACGTGATTCCACCATCTTTACTCAAAAATTGCTGGCGTGGGCTATAGTTCACACCATTAACGATTTGGTTAAAATCAAGGCGTGCAGTAAGGAGTAGATCACCGTTTTGGAGCTCAACCATATCAGCTTCACTAGGTTCGAGAGTTTCTAGGATACTCGAACTCTTCCAGCGAAAAGGGATAGGGAGTGTTGAACCGGTTTGCCAGTTTGAACCGCCATCATCACTGTAAATAGACATGACGTTCAAGAAGAAACGATCAAGCACAATCGCTGGGTAGATCAAGCGGCCGTTTTGGCTGCCACTGATATTTTGTTGTCGAGTAAGGGTGATGCCATGACCCGGTCCTGGGTTGACACTGGCATTCCCATACAAACTCATGGTGTTGCCCGTTTTAATTTTTGTCCAACCAAGCTTTTCAAGGTCTTTCTCTACTTCAGGGGTTTGCTGTGCCAAATAGAAAGCATCAAACTCCACGAGGTTTTGGCCTTGTTGTGTGAGAGCAATGTTTTGCACATGCAGTCTGCCATCAATTTGGGCATCCGCATTACCAAACTGAATGTTGTTCTCCTGCGATACTTCGCCAGCCCAAGTGGTGATTGGCTGACCATCCACGAATAACGTTGTAGTGCGATTTAACGCCGAATATTGAAGTTCGTAGTCATGGAAAGAGTGAACCTTTGCGTGTTCAGATTGCAGGATAATCGGAGAACTAACACCATTTAGATTAGCGACCAGACTGCCTGATTCATCAATACTCAGTGTGAAAACATATTTTCGGCCACCATCGGCAACTTGTATCTGGTTCGCAGCACCATCAACAATTCGGATCTTAGCGTGTGACTGCCAGTCTTGCTGGCTATTTAGGCTGGTATTTCGGCGATACAGCTCTGAACCACCCCAACCAGCAATTTGGAAACTGCGTTCTTTCACCTGATCGGTAACATCGATAGGCGCTTGCCAATTCCCTGATGCAACATTATAGACGCTGTAAAAAATACCATTTGGCATCCATGGTTTTATTCGATCTCCGTTTTGTGCGGCATCGGTCGGCCATCGAGCATAAGAGACAAGAACCGTATTAGAGGAAGGATCATAGATAGGCCGAGGATCAGAGAAATCAAACTCATCACTGACATTGATTTGCTCAGTGAGGTTGAGCTCGGTATCCCAAGTTATGCCGCCATCTCGTGAGGTACGAGTGATTATGTCATTGGTATTACTTAGAGCACCGGGGTCGCCACCGCCGACACGTTTCTCTGCAAATGCGGTTACCACCCCTGGTGTTACGCTACTTGCTACAATGGATGGTATACGGTCTGGGCCTCTGAAGATAACGTCGCCTTGAATTTCAAACTTAATATCCCGATAGGCGGCGACACCATCCGTATTTGATGAGCCATTCCCCCATACGATCATATTTTGTTTTGATGCAGTAGGCTGGATGTTGTCACGAATGAGTTTGCCATCGAAGTAAAAGCTAGCGGATGGGTTACTTCCAGGAAAGAAAACCAATTCAAATTTATGATATTCCGTTGCTGCAGTGCCGGTTGCCAAAACGGTACGTCCAGTTTGCCCTTCAAATTCAACAACCAAGTTACCACTGCTGTCTAATGAAATGATGGGTAAGACACGCTGAGTGCCGTTGGCGTAGTAGTTTGTGATCATTCCACCACTGAGCACTTTCATTTCTGTCGTCATTCGCCAACCGAAACTTGATGCTTGGGCATGTTGATTAGTAGAGAGAGAATATGTCCATTGAGCTCTCCCTCCATTACCTTGCACCAACCAAGCGGGCATTCCATCTGCATTGGTTAAAACACCACTGCCATTATTCGTGTTGTCTTGCATCCATCCCTGCTTGGCAGGGCTGTCAAACTCAGTGTCACCCGTTGCGTTATAGTCAAAAAGTGCGGCGTTTGAGCTTGTCGCCATACCGAACATAGCAAGCATTAAAGCGGTTTTCTTTACGTTTTTGAAACGCATATCTACTCCCTTTATATTAGAATCTGTTTCCTTGTGAATCGATGCTCTTCTTCGTTGTGAAGTCATCTTGATTGACAAGTCTCCATCGAATGTAAGGCTTGGAAACGTTCACATTTCCAGTTGTAGATTCTCATTAAAAAATATTTTCTTCATGAACTACGATCGCAAAAAAAATAATTTCCAAAATGTTTTTGTGTGTTGTTTAATCGATGAGACATCAACACGTTGCAGTTATGTTCGTACTTAGATGTGTGTAGTTGGGTTAGAGGAAGCTACGGAAGTCGGAATAACGGTGACGGAAGTGCAGTTAATGCCTAAAGGCATATAGATTTTTTGGGAAGAGCTATTCCAATGATCTCTGCTGAACATTGGAATAGTGAAAGATCTGGTCAATAACGGATTGGCATGTTTGATCGGTAGCTCAGTTGTAGAGTACGCCTTCACTGACTACAGCCAAGCTTTCATATTTGGAGTTTAATACAGTGGCGGCGGCTCGATAATTGGGCTTTAGTTGCCCTAAATCATCACAATGGATTGCTTGAGCCGGATAAGACGAGGCCATTCTTAGTGCTTCATCTTCCGCGATTCCCCAACGAATAACATTGGCAACCGATTCATCCATCCCGATGTGTGCTCCCGCAAGGTTGCCTCGGCTATTAACCAGTTTATTATCGATGACGCGAATGGTTTCCCCATCCAATTCAAACTGGTTAGTCACACTGCCAAGGCTAGCCATGGCATCGGTAACAATAAGAAGTTTGTCTTTAGGTTTGATTCGCTTAGCGAGTAAAAAGCTTTGTGGATGGACATGAATTCCATCAGTTATTACTGAACACCAAGCATGATCGGTATTCAATGCTGT is a genomic window containing:
- a CDS encoding sialidase family protein, coding for MRFKNVKKTALMLAMFGMATSSNAALFDYNATGDTEFDSPAKQGWMQDNTNNGSGVLTNADGMPAWLVQGNGGRAQWTYSLSTNQHAQASSFGWRMTTEMKVLSGGMITNYYANGTQRVLPIISLDSSGNLVVEFEGQTGRTVLATGTAATEYHKFELVFFPGSNPSASFYFDGKLIRDNIQPTASKQNMIVWGNGSSNTDGVAAYRDIKFEIQGDVIFRGPDRIPSIVASSVTPGVVTAFAEKRVGGGDPGALSNTNDIITRTSRDGGITWDTELNLTEQINVSDEFDFSDPRPIYDPSSNTVLVSYARWPTDAAQNGDRIKPWMPNGIFYSVYNVASGNWQAPIDVTDQVKERSFQIAGWGGSELYRRNTSLNSQQDWQSHAKIRIVDGAANQIQVADGGRKYVFTLSIDESGSLVANLNGVSSPIILQSEHAKVHSFHDYELQYSALNRTTTLFVDGQPITTWAGEVSQENNIQFGNADAQIDGRLHVQNIALTQQGQNLVEFDAFYLAQQTPEVEKDLEKLGWTKIKTGNTMSLYGNASVNPGPGHGITLTRQQNISGSQNGRLIYPAIVLDRFFLNVMSIYSDDGGSNWQTGSTLPIPFRWKSSSILETLEPSEADMVELQNGDLLLTARLDFNQIVNGVNYSPRQQFLSKDGGITWSLLEANNANAFSNISTGTVDASITRFEQSDGSHFLLFTNPQGNPAGTNGRQNLGLWFSFDEGVTWKGPIQLVNGASAYSDIYQLDSENAIVIVETDNSNMRILRMPITLLKQKLTLSQN